The sequence below is a genomic window from Flavobacterium lipolyticum.
ACTAATCCAGATTTTTATCGTAAAGTAAAAGATGTACTAAAAACCCATGCGTTAATTTTAGAAGGAAAATACAACGACACACTTTCCCGAATCTATTTTAAAGCAGGGGCTCGTCTTAATTATATTGAAAAATTTAAAAAATACAATATTGAACCTCGCATTCAATTTAATTATGGCATCAACAAGAGTTTAAATTTAGAACTGCTGGCTGAGTTAAAAAGCCAAAATTCGCAGCAAATTATTGATTTGCAAAAAGATTATTTTGGTATCGAAAAAAGACGCTGGATTGTTTCGAACAATTCAACCATTCCCATTCAAAGGAGTAAACAAGTTTCTTTAAATTTATTCTACAAAAAGAACAACTGGCTACTGGATATAGAAAATTTCTACAAAAAAGTATCGGGAATTATAACCTCGAGTCAGGGTTTTCAGAATCAATTGGAATTTGTTCGAATGACTGGTGATTATGAGGTTTTTGGAACTGAAATGTTGGTTCAGAAAAAAATGAATCACTTTTTAACCTGGTTGAGTTATACATATAACCACAATAATTATTATTTCTCCAATTTTGAACCTCCAAGTTTTCCCAACAATTTTGAGGTAATGCATACGGTATCGTGGGCAGGAATTTACGAAAAGAACAATTTCAAAATAGCCCTGGGTACAAAATGGTCGTCCGGCAGACCAAAAACCTCGCCTGATTTTTCGCAAATTAATCTCTCAGATCCTGTATTGGTGTACAACAAACCAAACAATACCAATGTCCATATTTTTTCACAAGTTAACATTTCCTCTACGTACAAGTGGGAAACTACAAATGGAATTCAATACAAACTAGGTTTGTCGATTCTAAATATCCTAAACCGAAAGAATGAAATCAGTGAATATTACAGAGTAAGCTCTTTAACTAATTCTATAGAAGAAGTTGAAACTTTCTCATTGCAAAGAACTCCAAACATGAGTTTTAGAGTTTCATTCTAACCTTATTCCACAAGGTCTACCTAAAATTACTTTTTCTTTTTTTTCATAAAACAACATTTCTTTGGTAGGGTAACCTTTATCAAAGCTGTTTTACTATTGAATCTTATCAAAAAAAATAAAAAGTGACTTTAGGAAACAACTTCATCCAATACCATTTAGCGTATTTTTTCTATGACAGTTCATAGACATCAAATTCATTACGCGAATTACCTACCCAAAGCAAGTACCTCTTGCTGATATCTGGACATTATAATAAAACACTTTACTAAAGATGTAAAGCACATTTCCCACTTCATATAACCTAAATTAAAAAACCATGAAATCAAAACCATTTAAACTAGCTTTTACTGCTCTTACGGCAATCCTATTTTTTGCAGGCTGTAGCAATGACAAAGACAACGATACGATTAGTCCGGAAGCCAAAAAAGAAATTGCACTTTCCACAAGTACCACATTAGGTTCTTATCTTTCTGATAAAGATGGAAAATCTTTATATTTTTTCACAACAGACGCCAAGGGGCAAGCCTCGTGTACAGGCGGATGCGAAGCTGTGTGGCCTCCATTTTATATAGACAATTTAACTGCTGAAAAATTAAGTAGCGGATTAACACTCTCTGATTTTGCTACCATAACCACCACATCGGGTAAAAAACAGCTGACTTACAAAGGATGGCCATTGTATTACTATGCGCCAAGTGTAAACGGAACTAATACACCCGAAACTGCCGGACAAACAACAGGAGATGGTGTTGGCGGTGTTTGGTTTATAGCCAAACCGGACTATTCGATTATGTTAGTCAGAAGTCAGCTTCTGGGACATGACGGAAAAAACTACAAATCTGATTACACTGTTGGTGATGGCCTTACAACGTACTTTACAGACGCAAAAGGACTGACGCTGTATACTTTTAAGAATGATAATTTCAAGAAAAACAATTTTACAAAAGCAGATTTTTCAAACAATGCCGTTTGGCCTATCTATGAAACAGACAAAATAGTCGTTCCTTCTACTCTTGACAAATCAAAATTTTCTGTCATTACGGTATTTGGCAAATCTCAATTGGTTTACAACGGTTGGCCTTTGTATTATTTTGGTCAAGATGCTAACGTAAGAGGCGCCAATAAAGGAATTAGTTTTCCAAGTCCTGCTGTTTGGCCAGTACCCGTAAAAGATTCGCCGCTTGCGATCTAAGAAACATACTATTTCTATCCAATTCATTTATACGCTCACTTAGCCTGCTATTATTCAAGTTAGTTCAACTTTCGGTTGGGCTAACTTGATTTTTTACCTTTTCTCCAACCTTACAACAACTAAAGAGCCTAGGCCTTAAAACCTCATCCTCACACTATTACTAACCGAATTTTAAAAAATATCGTACTTTTTTTTAAAAATATCGCTTTTAAAGTAGGGTAATCCGCATTAAAGCTGTTTTACTACTGAACCCTATCAAAAAAAGAATAAAAAATGAACCCAAAAAAAATCGCATTTGCAATTACAGCCTTGTTAGTATTGATTTCGACAGGCCTCTATTTTTATTACGGTTTTCTCTTCAAGGAAGCACGCAATATAGAATCTGAAATACCTGAGTTTAGCATAACAACAGCAAAATTGCTTGATGATTATAACTCAAATACAGAAAAAGCAGATTCATTATATCTCAATAAAACGATAGAAATAACCGGAAAAGTAACCAAAGAAACCGATTCTGCCGTGATACTTGAAAACAACATTTTTTGCCTGTTAACCCAAAAAACAAAAGACAAATTATTGAACAGTAAAGTAACCGTTAAAGGCAAATGCATTGGCTTTGATGAATTATTTCAAGAAGTCAAACTAGACCAATGCACCATTAATCAATAAATCAATTCCTCCATTTATGAAAAAAATTTTAGTCCCAATCTGCTTCTTCCTGGCTACTATAGCCTATTCGCAAGATGATTTACTAAACAGCCTTGACTCTGCTCAGGTACAAAAAAACTTTTCTACAGCAACGTTTAAAGCCTTGCAGCTGGTGACCTTACAGACCACAAAAATGCCTGCAAAAAAAGAGTTCTATTTTGTAGTCTCACACCGTTTTGGCACTGTTAAAGATGGTTTTGACAGTTTTTTTGGCCTTGATAATGCCACCACAAAACTTGGCGGTATTTATGGTGTTACCGATTGGCTATCCGTAAGCCTGTCCAGACATACCTTAAATAAATTATATGAAACAGGAGTGAAATACCGAATGATGAGACAAAGCGACAGCTTTCCTTTAGACATTGTTAGCTACAGTGTTGCGGATATCAATACATTTTTGGAAAAAGATCAATATCCTGGTTTAGAATTTAAGCACCGTATGACTTATGTACAACAATTACTAATATCTAGAAAAGTTAGCGAAAAACTATCCTTAGAACTAGTACCCTCATTTGTGCATAGAAATCTTTACAATCCAGACTTAGAAAGAGACAACCAATTTTCTTTTGGCGGTGGCGGACGTTACAAAATCACTAAAAGATTGTCTGTCAATTTAGAATACATGCACAATTTTAATAAACCTAATTTTTATGAAAACCCACTGTCCGTTGGTCTCGATGTCGAAACCGGAGGGCATGTATTTCAATTAATTTTCACCAATTCACAAGCTATGAGCGAAAGCGGATACCTTACTAATGCCGCCGGAAACTGGGGGAAAGGAGATTTCTTTTTCGGATTTAACTTATACAGAGTATTTTAATAACTATAAACAAGCAAACCATGAAAAAAACATTAGCATTTACAATTTTAGCAGCTGCACTAACATTTACAAGCTGCAGTGATTCTGATACTTACCAAGATATAGAAACTCCTCCGGTTACAGATAATCCTACTCCGGGACCTGAAACACCAACCACTGCAATTAGTTATTCTAAAAATGTAAAAGCAATTATTGATGCCAATTGCGTAGGCTGTCATCAAAGCGGAAGATCTGCAGGTTTCAGACCATTGACCACTTATGCCGAAGTAAAAACAGCCACTGAAGGTGCCGGTTTACTGAACCGAATTCAACTACAAAACGGTCAGCAAGGAATTATGCCTCAGGCAGGAAGAATGTCTCAGACCAATATCGATTTGATTGTGAAATGGAATACAGACGGACTAAAAGAAAATTAATTATTATGAAAAAATCGTTTCTTAATTTCTTTATAGTACTGTTGACTATTTTGATAAACACAGATGGATTTGCACAAAAAGTAATCACAAAAACAGGTACTATAAAATTTCAGGCTACTATGCCTACCTATGAAGAAGTTGCTGCTGAAAATAAAAGCGTGTCTGCAATTTTGGATCAATCTACAGGAGATTTCGCAGCTCTGGCTCTGATAAAAGGTTTCCGATTTAAGGTTGCTTTAATGGAGGAACATTTCAACGAAAATTATATGGAGTCTGAAAAGTTTTCAAAAGCAACTTTAAAAGGCAAATTAGAAGATTTTGACAGTTCTAAAATTACCAATACCCCTAAAAATTTTACCCTAAAAGGCGATCTTACCATTCATGGAAAAACAAAACCTATAACAGTAAGCATCAAAATATCCAAAGCAGCCAATGGTCTTAGTACCGTAGGTTCATTTGAAGTCAAACCTGAAGATTTTGATATCGAAATACCAAATCTAGTCAGAAAGAAAATTGCCGACAAAATTAAGATTAGTTACAATTTTTTATTAGTTAAATAATCCATTGTAAAAGATCAGGCTTAATTGGTAAGTAGAATTCCCCAATTCAACATTAACCAGCCCAATCACTTTTTACTTTAAAAGATTATTAAACATGACTATTGATTAGAGGTCAGTTTCATACTTAGCTGGCCTCTTCTTCTATTAACCTAAAAAATTTCAAATGATCTGCAAAAATTATATTGTTACAGGCGAGGACGTAAACGATCTCATGGTCATGGAGAAGACCGCATACAACTCCTATACACAACGATTACTCTACCGTTTTTTATTTCAAAATGGATTTTCAAGAGAAAAGCTAAATTCTTTACAACTCGATTTACAAGAAGGAAAATATGCACTGGTCTGTTATAAAAACCTAATGTTTACGGAACATTTTTTTGTTGAGATGAAATATTGCTTCATGAATGACAAAATCAATATTAAAAGTTCCTTTTTTAATTCTAAAAACGAATGCTGCGCTGAGCTCATTAAAGAAGTAGAATGGTTTGATTCTATTCGTAAAGAAGTCATCACTGCACCCAAAAAGATTCTAAAGCATTTTAATGCGAGTAACCCCGTAAAATTCCGGAATCCATAAAAATCTGGCTCATTACTTCTGAGTCGCTATTATTCTGCTTTTAATATTATATGAATTTAAAAATCAAAGGCTTGAAAACTCAATATCAGTCCGTTTTTCTACTTTTTTGATACTCGTTTAAAACAACACCTAAACCCATTAAAAAGAAAAATACGCCAAGACCACCCAAAAGCATTGGGTCTACAATGTAACCGTGAATCCCATCAATCTCCGCTTTATTCGGATTAGTTGGATCATACAAAACCTTAACAGAACTTCCTTCCATGTAATTCGGAAGAGAAGACCCTACAGTAGAAGTGAAATCTATTGGCTCCCCTGATTTTGTAACAAATGAAACATGGGGATAATAGAGTGATCCATTCTTGTTGCCAGCAAGAGGTATCGATTCGATAACTGTACCGTAAACAATACTTGCCTTTTCAATAAAATTTAATTTCTGTTGAAAAAGACAAAATGCCCCCACTAATAGAGTCAAACCGGGTATAAAACACACATAAATAACAGCACGAATTAGTCTTTTATTCATAATTTATTTTTGTTATTAAAATTAATGGTTATGTCACATTGCCCTGAAGGTTATTACTAATTGTTTTATCAGAAATGACCATAGATTCATTCTCACTAATTCAACATCTTATTTGTATACCACCAATATGGATCAACAAGAAAACCTGTGGATTTATAAAATTAGGCATACGTATTAGTAAGTCTAAAAAGAATCAGGTTCAAAAGCTGTGGAGTGATAAAAATAGTATTCTCTTTACTGTAAATCACTTTAGGAATGAAAGTAGCAGCCTTTTGCAATTTTTTAAAAATTTACATTTTTCTAAAATTTCTTAATTGCAAAAATAATAATTTACAGCTTACCCCATAATAGACAAGTATTTAGAATCTGTTGCTCTGAAAGAGCTTTAGCAATAACATGGTACGAAGTGCCATGAATACTAATGAGTGCTTCTTTAAGCTCTGTAAGAGCGAAAGCATACCCCAAAAGCACCTATCTTATTTTATGACATTTCCGAAAGTTAGCAACTTTTAATCAAGATCTTATGCTTTATTTATGACTGCTTATGCCCCTTCAGGGCATTATGATTCATTATCTAAATTTATAGTGCGTTGCACTATTTTTATGCTTTTAGGCTTTCAGCCCTTTTTAAACATTTTAAATATTTAAGTTTCATCATTTTTAGATTACCCCTTGATCCCATGCAGATCGAGAAAAAAACCAATCTAACACATCATAAAAAAAGGATTCGAACCTTCGACCGTCCCGATAAAAATCGGGATGCACTATCAAGCTCAGCTATCCACGAAAACTATATAAAACAAAAAAACCACTCGATTAGAGTGGCTTTTTGTGAACGCAGAAGGATTCGAACCTTCGACCGTCCCGATAAAAATCGGGATGCACTATCAAGCTCAGTTATCCACGAAAACTGTATAAAAACAAAAAAGCCACTCGATTAGAGTGGCTTTTTGTGAACGCAGAAGGATTCGAACCTTCGACCGCCTGCTTAGAAGGCAGGTGCTCTATCCAGCTGAGCTATGCGTCCATTTTCATTAAACTTCCGACAAAGTTCTTGTCGGGGTGGCAGGATTCGAACCTGCGGCCTCCTGCTCCCAAAGCAGGCGCGATAACCGGGCTACGCTACACCCCGAGGCAAAATCTAAGCGGAGAGACAGGGACTCGAACCCTGGCGACGGTTACCCGTCGACAGATTAGCAATCTGCTCCATTACCGCTCTGGCACCTCTCCAAGCTCAAGAAACGTGTTCTGTTTTGCGGTTGCAAAGGTATAACAACATTCCATATCTCACAACTATTTTGAAGCTTTTTTTTAAGTTTTTTCAATCTTTTTTTCAAAACACTTCACAATCAAATAAATAGAATTAACTAAAAATTCACATTAAATTTAAAATTCAATCGAATTGAGACAAAATTTGAATTTATTTAAATAAAGAGTAAATTTGCTTGATTAACTAATATTAACAGAAAATGAACAAAAGAGTTGTTATCGTTTCTGCCGTTAGAACACCTATCGGAAGTTTCATGGGAGGTTTATCTACTGTACCTGCCCCTAAATTAGGTGCTGCCGCAATAAAAGGCGCACTTCAAAAAATTAACCTTGACCCAAAATTAGTTGATGAAGTATTTATGGGTAATGTGGTACAGGCCGGAGTTGGTCAGGCACCAGCACGTCAGGCTGCACTTTTTGCAGGCTTATCTGAAGAGGTTGCTGCTACCACTGTAAACAAAGTTTGTGCTTCAGGAATGAAAGCTGTTATGTTCGCCGCACAGGCTATCGCTTGTGGTGATGCCGAAATCGTAGTAGCCGGAGGAATGGAAAACATGAGCTTGATTCCACATTATGTACAGATGCGTAACGGAACTAAATTTGGTCCGGCTTCTATGCTTGACGGAATGCAGAAAGATGGTTTGACAGATGCTTACGATAACAACGCAATGGGAGTTTGCGCTGATTTATGTGCATCTGAATACAACATCAGCCGTGAAGAACAGGATAATTTTGCGATTCAGTCTTACGAAAGAAGTGCAAAAGCCTGGGATGCCGGAAAATTTGATAATGAAATTGTACCAGTAGAGGTTCCACAAAGACGTGGTGAACCTATTATCGTTTCAAAAGACGAGGAATACACCAATGTAAAACTGGATAAGATCCCTACACTGGGAGCTGTTTTCACTAAAGACGGGACAGTTACTGCTGCCAATGCTTCTACCATAAACGACGGAGCAGCTGCTTTGGTTTTAATGTCTGAAGAAAAAGCAGCTTCCTTAGGATTAAAACCTTTGGCTTACATAAAAGGATACGCTGATGCTGCTCAGGAGCCAAAATGGTTTACCACCAGCCCGGCAAAAGCATTACCGAAAGCTTTAGACAAAGCCGGAATCTCAGTAAGTGATGTTGATTATTTTGAATTCAACGAAGCATTTGCAGTGGTTGGATTAGCCAATTCAAAAATTCTTAATCTTGACAACGATAAAGTAAACGTAAACGGTGGAGCTGTTTCCTTAGGCCATCCTCTAGGATGCTCGGGAGCAAGAATCATCGTAACTTTGCTAAGTGTTTTAGAGCAAAACAATGCCAAAACCGGAGCTGCAGCAATTTGCAACGGCGGTGGAGGTGCTTCGGCAATTGTTATCGAGAGAGCTTAATACTATTCTGTTAGGAGTTATTTGTTTTCCAGATAACTCCTAATTTTTAACTTATAAATTACCTTAAATGTTCGGAATTTGCAATTTAGCCATAGTACCCGTACGAGCTGAGCCAAGTGACAGAAGTGAAATCGTTACTCAACTTTTGTTTGGTGAACATATCGAGATTTTGGAACGTCAAAATCAATGGGCCCGAATAAGAATTCAGTATGACGACTATGAAGGCTGGGTAGATTCGAAACAATACCAGGTTATTTCGGAAGCAAATTTTAAACAATTAAGCAATGATGCTATCATCTTAAATGCTGACTTGATTGATTACATCACTTCTGCCAACAATTTATTACTACCCATTCCGCTTGGCGCTTCTTTGTCTTTTTTAAATAACAGTGAAATCAATATCTCCAATTTTGATTTTGAAGGAACCAAAACCAGCGGTATCAAACCTAAGAGCGCTATCATAAGTACTGCATTTATGTATTTGAACGCCCCTTATCTTTGGGGAGGTAAAACTCCTTTTGGAATTGACTGTTCGGGTTTCACTCAAATGGTTTACAAATTAAACGGCTATAAAATTCATCGTGACGCCTCACAACAGGCTCTTGACGGAGAACCCCTGAGTTTTATCGAAGAAAGCGAAGCCGGCGACCTGGCCTTTTTTGATAACGACGAAGGAAACATTACACATGTTGGTATTATCATGGACAATAATTACATCATTCATGCCAGCGGTAAAGTTCGCATTGATCGTTTGGATCACTTAGGAATCTACAATCCCGAAACAAACAAACACACTCACAAATTGCGTGTAATTAAGAAGATCATCTAACTCTACCCTTGCAAATCGGGATTTTTTTCTTCGAACTTTGATATGAACAACAAAATTGTTGTATCTTTATAGCAAAATAGTTGTATCATGGAAAAGATAAAACAAAATACAGAACCTTTTGATACTAAGAGAAGCATTCGAAATGCTTCCGGGAAAGTAATTTCTATTAAAAGATCAACTCTAAGTTCTGACGGGAAAGAATACAGCTGGAGCAACAAAATGGAACGCGTTGGAGTTATCCGATCCGGTATTCCTTATGATTCCATTGAAGTCATTAGCAGGCGACTAAACAACCCTGTAAAATCTATGCTGGCAATTGTGGGAATTCCTCAAACCACTTACAATAAGAAAAAAAGCGAGCATTTACTTTTAGACAGCAGAGACAGTGAATTGGTTATTTTAATCAATGAACTGATCGATTACGGCCTGGAAGTTTTCAATAATGAAGAAGAAAAATTCCAAAGGTGGCTTAAAAAGCCTAATTTATCTATTGGCGGAAGCACTCCTGAGAACATGCTGGACACTGTAACCGGAATTAACGAGGTGAAATTTAGTTTAAACCGATTAGAGTACGGAAACTTAGCTTAATGAAGGTTTTTAGAATCGAAAGAGAAAAATACCTGTCCTCTACTTTAGCAGGAATCGGAGCCTCGATGTCTGAAGGTTTCCGATGGAACAGCCTCAACACCCGTATGGTTTACACAGCCGAAAGTCGTGCATTAGCTACGCTTGAAGTATCAGTTCATTTAGATTTAAGCGAAGATTTACCTTTGGATCGATTTTATGTGGAGATCGAAATCCCGGATGAAATCACCATTCAGGAAGTTCGACTGGAAGATTTACCGGAAGACTGGAATTCCAAACCTCCAATCCTGATAACACAAACGATTGGCGACGATTTTATTGATTACAATGAAGCTGCTATTTTAAAAGTTCCTAGCTGTATAGTACCGCAGGAATTCAATTACCTCATAAATCCGGCTCATCCGGACAGTAAGAAAATTAAGGTTGTCAGCACTACCAAAATGAATTTTGATTCTAGATTTCAAAACAAACACTAATTTCACGAATTCACACGAATTAAAATCTTTCTAATCCATCTAATCTGTGGCAAAAAAAATTAGTACCAATTAGTGTAATTCCTATTGAAACACCAATTTCACGAATTAGCACGAAGTAAAAATCTATTTAATCGCTCCAATCTGTGGCAAAAAAATTAGCACAAACTAGCGTAATTCCTATTGAAACACCAATTTCACGAAGTAGCACGAAGTGAAAATCTATTTAATCGTTCCAATCTGTGGCAAAAAAATTAGTACAAACTAGTGTAATTCCTATTGAAGCACCAATTTCACGAAGTAGCACGAAGTAAAAATCTATTTAATCGCTCCAATCTGTGGCAAAAAATTAGTACCAATTAGTGTAATTCCTATTGAAACACCAATTTCACGAAGTAGCACGAAATAAAAATCTATTTAATCGCTCCAATCTGTGGCAAAAAAATTAGCACAAACTAGTGTAATTCCTATTGAAGCACCAATTTCACGAATTCACACGAAGTAAAATCTTTCTAATCCATCTAATCTGTGGCAAAAAATTAGTACCAATTAGTGTAATTCCTATTGAAACACCAATTTCACGAATTAGCACGAAGTAAAAATCTATTTAATCGCTCCAATCTGTGGCAAAAAAATTAGCACAAACTAGTGTAATTCCTATTGAAGCACCAATTTCACGAATTCACACGAAGTAAAATCTTTCTAATCCATCTAATCTGTGGCAAAAAAATTAGTACCAATTAGTGTAATTCCTATTGAAACACTAATTTCACGAATTCACACGAATTAAAATCTTTCTAATCCATCTAATCTGTGGCAAAAAATTAGTACCAATTAGTGTAATTCCTATTGAAGCACCAATTTCACGAAGTAGCACGAAGTAAAAATCTATTTAATCGTTCCAATCTGTGGCAAAAAATTAGTGACAATTAGTGTAATTCGTGTTTAGGCACTGATCCTGATTGTTTTTCTAAACTCGGAAGGGCTATTTCCTTTTTGTTTCTTAAAGAATTTATTGAAATGGCTTTCATCTGTAAAACCAAATTCATACGCTATTTCATTGATTCGTTTATCACTGAATTGCAAACGATGTTCAATCAATTTTGTTTTATAATTACTAATATACTGCTGCATGGTTTCATTTGCATGCTTCTTGAAGTAACGTCCTAAATAGGTACTTGAAATTCCGAAAAAATCACTAATCGATTCTGCCTTGATTTTCTCAGGATAATAAATATTGTTTTGGATGTACTGCAAGATATCCATCGCTTTAGCTTCGCAGCCTATGTTCACCTGCTCCGGCAGATACTTCGCAATGTTACGGGCAACGACAATAATAAGAGTGTTTACCAATTGCTGAATCAATTCCTGATTGTAAACATCTTTATCTTCATACTCTCGAATGATTGCCTCTACCATAACTTTTACGAGACATTTATCGGCAACATTTTTTAAAATACAGCCCGGCTGATGATTCGCATTTTGCAGAATATATTCTAAACGCTGAATGTTTTCGTTCTGCAGACTAGAGTTTTTTAGATAAATATCATTAAACCTCAAAAAGAAAAAATTTGTTTTGGTCTCAATGGTAAAATTATGACAGTCTTCAGGTGTCAGCAAAAATAAATGTCCCTCATCGTATTCAAAAACATTTTTATTGATGCATTGCAAACCAGTTCCTTTCAAAACATAAACCAATTCAAAAAAGTTATGACGATCTCCCACATCCGGATATACATCTAAAGTCTCAAAAGAAACACTAAACG
It includes:
- a CDS encoding COG4315 family predicted lipoprotein — its product is MKSKPFKLAFTALTAILFFAGCSNDKDNDTISPEAKKEIALSTSTTLGSYLSDKDGKSLYFFTTDAKGQASCTGGCEAVWPPFYIDNLTAEKLSSGLTLSDFATITTTSGKKQLTYKGWPLYYYAPSVNGTNTPETAGQTTGDGVGGVWFIAKPDYSIMLVRSQLLGHDGKNYKSDYTVGDGLTTYFTDAKGLTLYTFKNDNFKKNNFTKADFSNNAVWPIYETDKIVVPSTLDKSKFSVITVFGKSQLVYNGWPLYYFGQDANVRGANKGISFPSPAVWPVPVKDSPLAI
- a CDS encoding OB-fold putative lipoprotein; amino-acid sequence: MNPKKIAFAITALLVLISTGLYFYYGFLFKEARNIESEIPEFSITTAKLLDDYNSNTEKADSLYLNKTIEITGKVTKETDSAVILENNIFCLLTQKTKDKLLNSKVTVKGKCIGFDELFQEVKLDQCTINQ
- a CDS encoding DUF5777 family beta-barrel protein, which gives rise to MKKILVPICFFLATIAYSQDDLLNSLDSAQVQKNFSTATFKALQLVTLQTTKMPAKKEFYFVVSHRFGTVKDGFDSFFGLDNATTKLGGIYGVTDWLSVSLSRHTLNKLYETGVKYRMMRQSDSFPLDIVSYSVADINTFLEKDQYPGLEFKHRMTYVQQLLISRKVSEKLSLELVPSFVHRNLYNPDLERDNQFSFGGGGRYKITKRLSVNLEYMHNFNKPNFYENPLSVGLDVETGGHVFQLIFTNSQAMSESGYLTNAAGNWGKGDFFFGFNLYRVF
- a CDS encoding c-type cytochrome produces the protein MKKTLAFTILAAALTFTSCSDSDTYQDIETPPVTDNPTPGPETPTTAISYSKNVKAIIDANCVGCHQSGRSAGFRPLTTYAEVKTATEGAGLLNRIQLQNGQQGIMPQAGRMSQTNIDLIVKWNTDGLKEN
- a CDS encoding YceI family protein gives rise to the protein MKKSFLNFFIVLLTILINTDGFAQKVITKTGTIKFQATMPTYEEVAAENKSVSAILDQSTGDFAALALIKGFRFKVALMEEHFNENYMESEKFSKATLKGKLEDFDSSKITNTPKNFTLKGDLTIHGKTKPITVSIKISKAANGLSTVGSFEVKPEDFDIEIPNLVRKKIADKIKISYNFLLVK
- a CDS encoding DUF3592 domain-containing protein — translated: MNKRLIRAVIYVCFIPGLTLLVGAFCLFQQKLNFIEKASIVYGTVIESIPLAGNKNGSLYYPHVSFVTKSGEPIDFTSTVGSSLPNYMEGSSVKVLYDPTNPNKAEIDGIHGYIVDPMLLGGLGVFFFLMGLGVVLNEYQKSRKTD
- a CDS encoding acetyl-CoA C-acyltransferase, whose translation is MNKRVVIVSAVRTPIGSFMGGLSTVPAPKLGAAAIKGALQKINLDPKLVDEVFMGNVVQAGVGQAPARQAALFAGLSEEVAATTVNKVCASGMKAVMFAAQAIACGDAEIVVAGGMENMSLIPHYVQMRNGTKFGPASMLDGMQKDGLTDAYDNNAMGVCADLCASEYNISREEQDNFAIQSYERSAKAWDAGKFDNEIVPVEVPQRRGEPIIVSKDEEYTNVKLDKIPTLGAVFTKDGTVTAANASTINDGAAALVLMSEEKAASLGLKPLAYIKGYADAAQEPKWFTTSPAKALPKALDKAGISVSDVDYFEFNEAFAVVGLANSKILNLDNDKVNVNGGAVSLGHPLGCSGARIIVTLLSVLEQNNAKTGAAAICNGGGGASAIVIERA
- a CDS encoding C40 family peptidase; translation: MFGICNLAIVPVRAEPSDRSEIVTQLLFGEHIEILERQNQWARIRIQYDDYEGWVDSKQYQVISEANFKQLSNDAIILNADLIDYITSANNLLLPIPLGASLSFLNNSEINISNFDFEGTKTSGIKPKSAIISTAFMYLNAPYLWGGKTPFGIDCSGFTQMVYKLNGYKIHRDASQQALDGEPLSFIEESEAGDLAFFDNDEGNITHVGIIMDNNYIIHASGKVRIDRLDHLGIYNPETNKHTHKLRVIKKII
- the parS gene encoding type II RES/Xre toxin-antitoxin system antitoxin, which translates into the protein MEKIKQNTEPFDTKRSIRNASGKVISIKRSTLSSDGKEYSWSNKMERVGVIRSGIPYDSIEVISRRLNNPVKSMLAIVGIPQTTYNKKKSEHLLLDSRDSELVILINELIDYGLEVFNNEEEKFQRWLKKPNLSIGGSTPENMLDTVTGINEVKFSLNRLEYGNLA
- a CDS encoding RES family NAD+ phosphorylase, coding for MKVFRIEREKYLSSTLAGIGASMSEGFRWNSLNTRMVYTAESRALATLEVSVHLDLSEDLPLDRFYVEIEIPDEITIQEVRLEDLPEDWNSKPPILITQTIGDDFIDYNEAAILKVPSCIVPQEFNYLINPAHPDSKKIKVVSTTKMNFDSRFQNKH
- a CDS encoding AraC family transcriptional regulator, whose amino-acid sequence is MKKENLYEPFSVSFETLDVYPDVGDRHNFFELVYVLKGTGLQCINKNVFEYDEGHLFLLTPEDCHNFTIETKTNFFFLRFNDIYLKNSSLQNENIQRLEYILQNANHQPGCILKNVADKCLVKVMVEAIIREYEDKDVYNQELIQQLVNTLIIVVARNIAKYLPEQVNIGCEAKAMDILQYIQNNIYYPEKIKAESISDFFGISSTYLGRYFKKHANETMQQYISNYKTKLIEHRLQFSDKRINEIAYEFGFTDESHFNKFFKKQKGNSPSEFRKTIRISA